A single genomic interval of Hydractinia symbiolongicarpus strain clone_291-10 chromosome 8, HSymV2.1, whole genome shotgun sequence harbors:
- the LOC130655958 gene encoding essential MCU regulator, mitochondrial-like produces MTSLLRRCMGTLPMRSSCVTLQSRQLTKGAIESKPYKFNWGIIPVMVVSVPCMYIGALAAKRGAEFLEEWNIFVPDDDDD; encoded by the coding sequence ATGACTTCCTTGCTGAGGAGATGTATGGGAACGTTACCAATGCGGTCATCATGTGTGACTTTGCAATCCAGACAGCTCACCAAAGGAGCCATCGAATCTAAGCCTTATAAATTTAACTGGGGAATCATACCAGTAATGGTTGTATCTGTGCCATGCATGTATATTGGAGCGTTAGCTGCTAAACGTGGTGCTGAATTTTTAGAAGAATGGAACATTTTTGTGCCAGATGACGATGATGACTGA
- the LOC130655957 gene encoding uncharacterized protein LOC130655957, protein MASNNMLRLLSRINPIVRSTSLRQTIVRNDSIFTKYREPPNGFLFNRKPLKPGEKREWEDWQPIWYGGWSVAILVLVVGGYFRPNDDLLDWARKEAEIRIAEIETAEASAGKN, encoded by the coding sequence ATGGCATCAAATAATATGCTGAGATTATTAAGCAGAATAAATCCTATTGTGCGATCAACCTCATTGAGACAAACTATTGTTCGTAATGATAGCATTTTTACAAAATACAGAGAACCGCCAAATGGTTTTCTTTTTAATCGAAAACCGTTAAAGCCAGGTGAGAAAAGGGAGTGGGAAGATTGGCAGCCTATTTGGTATGGTGGATGGAGTGTGGCAATTCTTGTGCTTGTTGTTGGTGGATATTTTCGTCCAAATGATGATCTGTTAGATTGGGCAAGGAAGGAGGCTGAAATTAGAATAGCAGAGATAGAAACAGCAGAGGCCAGTGCTGGAAAAAACTGA